In one Streptomyces sp. NBC_01288 genomic region, the following are encoded:
- a CDS encoding phosphatase PAP2 family protein has product MVRATAQRLRDLRRRTADRRFGIHLFASAAVAATAAVPFGLLLVLVEGHWQPLRRLDAGAARRLNEAAVEHPAWTSMLRFLSDRVWDPVTLRAAVALLTVWLLYRRAWRLAAWSAVTATAGGLIGLLVKIVVERARPSLEDPVAHAPGFSFPSGHAMTATTSFAIFLLVLLPLVPSALRALCWGVAIVSVLGVGFTRIALGVHWFSDVVGGWLLGLAVVALTTWAFEAWRTDAGRRPVGLSEGLEPELTGAHPEPGPSVRKHHGGSARD; this is encoded by the coding sequence GTGGTTCGCGCCACGGCCCAGCGCCTTCGTGACCTCCGTCGTCGGACGGCGGACCGTAGATTCGGCATCCACCTGTTCGCTTCGGCCGCGGTCGCCGCCACAGCTGCCGTCCCCTTCGGTCTGCTGCTCGTCCTGGTCGAGGGACACTGGCAGCCGCTGCGCCGTCTCGACGCGGGCGCGGCACGGAGGTTGAACGAGGCCGCCGTCGAACACCCGGCGTGGACAAGCATGTTGAGGTTCCTGTCCGACCGGGTGTGGGACCCGGTCACCCTGCGGGCGGCCGTAGCGCTCCTGACCGTATGGCTGTTGTACCGCCGGGCCTGGCGTCTGGCCGCCTGGTCCGCCGTGACGGCAACGGCCGGTGGACTCATCGGGCTGCTGGTCAAAATCGTGGTCGAGCGGGCCCGACCGTCCCTGGAGGACCCGGTCGCGCACGCGCCGGGTTTCTCCTTCCCCTCGGGACACGCGATGACCGCGACCACCTCGTTCGCCATCTTCCTGTTGGTCCTACTGCCCCTGGTGCCGAGTGCCCTGCGAGCGTTGTGCTGGGGCGTCGCGATCGTGTCCGTACTCGGCGTGGGCTTCACCCGGATCGCACTCGGCGTCCACTGGTTCAGCGATGTCGTGGGCGGCTGGCTCCTGGGCCTCGCCGTGGTGGCCCTCACCACCTGGGCCTTCGAGGCCTGGCGCACCGACGCGGGCCGTCGACCGGTCGGGTTGAGCGAGGGCCTGGAGCCCGAACTCACCGGCGCCCACCCCGAACCCGGCCCCTCCGTCCGGAAGCACCACGGCGGATCCGCACGAGACTGA
- a CDS encoding YihY/virulence factor BrkB family protein, with protein sequence MGTATKVPETRDMTGDDLSADEALASLRRYGRWPLLRDSFVRFRYADGFSHSRALALQTVLAVIPLAIAFVGLSTALHTENIGRLAELTIHRIAQGPSADIVDDALDRSRHSAGDGDEIALWFGLLFSLVNVTTAMCQIERGANRIYGNERDRPFHQKYLRGLVMSLSAGIPLGLGFVMMVAGGDLAAAAATVYHLDGDARTACEILRWPFGLLLALLSASAIFRRSPRRRQPGYTWLAFGAAVYLVLWTALTWLLSLYLDISGSFDTVYGPLSAFMSLLLWAYLTSIALFLGLSFAAQLEAARALRPGPITADPGV encoded by the coding sequence ATGGGCACCGCCACCAAGGTCCCCGAGACCCGCGACATGACCGGCGACGACCTCTCGGCCGACGAGGCCCTGGCCTCGCTCCGCCGCTACGGCCGCTGGCCGCTGCTGCGCGACTCCTTCGTCCGGTTCCGCTACGCCGACGGCTTCAGCCACTCCCGCGCGCTCGCCCTCCAGACGGTGCTGGCGGTGATCCCGCTGGCCATCGCCTTCGTCGGGCTCTCCACCGCGCTGCACACCGAGAACATCGGCCGACTCGCCGAACTGACCATCCACCGGATCGCCCAGGGACCCAGCGCCGACATCGTCGACGACGCACTGGACCGAAGCCGCCACAGCGCGGGCGACGGTGACGAGATCGCCCTCTGGTTCGGCCTCCTCTTCTCCCTGGTCAACGTCACCACCGCGATGTGCCAGATCGAACGCGGCGCCAACCGGATCTACGGCAACGAACGCGACCGCCCCTTCCACCAGAAGTACCTGCGCGGACTCGTGATGTCGCTGAGCGCCGGGATTCCGCTCGGACTCGGGTTCGTCATGATGGTGGCCGGCGGCGACCTGGCCGCCGCGGCGGCGACGGTGTACCACCTCGACGGCGATGCCAGGACCGCCTGCGAGATCCTGCGTTGGCCCTTCGGCCTGCTGCTCGCCCTCCTCTCGGCCAGCGCGATCTTCCGCCGTTCCCCGCGCCGCCGCCAGCCCGGCTACACCTGGCTGGCCTTCGGCGCCGCCGTCTACCTCGTCCTGTGGACGGCCCTGACCTGGCTGCTGAGCCTGTACCTGGACATCAGCGGCTCCTTCGACACGGTCTACGGCCCGCTCAGCGCCTTCATGTCCCTGCTGCTCTGGGCCTACCTGACCTCCATCGCCCTCTTCCTGGGCCTGTCCTTCGCCGCGCAGCTGGAGGCCGCGCGGGCGCTGCGGCCCGGTCCGATCACCGCCGACCCGGGAGTGTGA
- a CDS encoding diacylglycerol kinase family protein — MSTAVPGRAAGATGEEPEAVRRGWSRVLPRGTGSTAARIGVLTVCQAALIVGFGLLITGPARNLWPLTVEDHVDEGFERIRTGPLTTLSYLGSEAGNTLTVIAVTLLSCVALVLVPRLPMWRQAVFLAVAVSLQAVVFLAVTESVDRTRPQVHRLDASPPTSSYTSGHTGAATALYAGLAVLAVSRVRRPWRWPLAGLLFLVPLVVGVSRLYRGMHHPTDVIGGIANGALSLLIVGRALFTDGSVAAVPAQRTGPADTTTRAEEREPGSTAVIFNPTVTDAVAREKLRRILEQHGHRAPEFIETTADDPGTGQAAGAVRAGADLVVVCGGDGTVRAAADALAGTGVPLVVVPCGTGNLLARNLGLPLTPATALDAALSGTPHRIDLGRIEGDDLAPTHFAAMSGAGLDAAMLEHTDDRAKSAVGWLAYVLATVGTLRTPRMRLTVRLDDAPVLHRTARMVLLANVGTVQGGLTLLPAARPDDGLLDLLILDPRGPGGWMRALGILIRGRGRNTRPTTVETLVPEGTGTKGVPVEFRTFRRVELTFAVPQSRELDGDPVSHGRRLTAEVSPGALTVLLPTREK, encoded by the coding sequence ATGTCGACCGCCGTGCCGGGAAGAGCAGCAGGAGCGACCGGGGAGGAACCCGAGGCGGTCCGGCGGGGCTGGTCGCGTGTTCTACCCCGCGGTACCGGCAGTACCGCGGCGCGCATCGGCGTACTGACCGTCTGTCAGGCCGCCCTGATCGTGGGGTTCGGGCTCCTGATCACGGGCCCGGCCCGGAACCTGTGGCCGCTGACGGTCGAGGACCATGTCGACGAGGGGTTCGAGCGGATCCGTACGGGCCCGCTCACCACCCTGTCGTACCTCGGCTCGGAGGCGGGCAACACCCTCACGGTGATCGCCGTCACCCTGCTGAGCTGCGTGGCGCTGGTGCTCGTGCCCCGGCTGCCGATGTGGCGTCAGGCCGTCTTCCTCGCCGTCGCCGTCTCGCTCCAGGCAGTGGTTTTCCTGGCCGTCACCGAGTCGGTGGACCGGACGCGCCCGCAGGTGCACCGCCTCGACGCCTCCCCGCCGACGTCCAGTTACACCTCCGGCCACACCGGCGCGGCCACCGCGCTCTACGCCGGACTCGCGGTGCTCGCGGTGTCCCGGGTGCGCAGGCCGTGGCGGTGGCCGCTGGCCGGGCTGCTGTTCCTCGTGCCGCTGGTTGTCGGCGTCTCCCGCCTCTACCGGGGCATGCACCACCCCACGGACGTGATCGGCGGTATCGCCAACGGCGCCCTGTCCCTGCTGATCGTCGGCCGCGCCCTGTTCACCGACGGCTCCGTGGCCGCCGTTCCCGCACAGCGGACCGGGCCTGCCGACACGACCACGCGGGCCGAGGAGCGCGAGCCCGGCAGCACCGCCGTGATCTTCAACCCCACGGTGACCGACGCGGTGGCCCGCGAGAAACTGCGGCGCATCCTGGAACAACACGGCCACCGCGCACCGGAGTTCATCGAGACCACCGCCGACGACCCCGGCACCGGCCAGGCGGCCGGCGCGGTCCGTGCCGGAGCGGACCTGGTCGTGGTCTGCGGCGGCGACGGAACCGTCCGCGCGGCCGCCGACGCCCTGGCCGGCACCGGCGTACCGCTCGTCGTGGTGCCCTGCGGCACCGGCAACCTGCTCGCCCGCAACCTCGGCCTGCCGCTCACCCCCGCCACCGCGCTCGACGCCGCCCTGTCCGGCACCCCGCACCGCATCGACCTCGGCCGCATCGAGGGCGACGACCTCGCCCCCACCCACTTCGCCGCGATGTCCGGGGCCGGGCTCGACGCCGCGATGCTGGAACACACCGACGACCGCGCCAAGTCCGCCGTCGGCTGGCTCGCCTACGTACTCGCCACCGTCGGCACCCTGCGCACACCCCGGATGCGACTGACGGTCCGGCTCGATGACGCGCCCGTCCTGCACCGCACGGCCCGCATGGTGCTCCTCGCCAACGTCGGCACCGTACAAGGCGGCCTGACCCTCCTCCCGGCGGCCCGGCCCGACGACGGGCTGCTCGACCTGCTGATCCTGGACCCGCGCGGCCCCGGCGGCTGGATGCGCGCCCTGGGCATCCTGATACGCGGTCGCGGGCGGAACACGCGCCCCACGACCGTGGAAACGCTCGTCCCCGAGGGCACCGGCACGAAGGGAGTACCGGTGGAGTTCCGCACCTTCCGGCGGGTCGAACTCACCTTCGCCGTACCGCAGTCGCGTGAACTCGACGGCGACCCGGTGTCCCACGGCCGGCGTCTCACCGCCGAGGTCAGCCCCGGCGCGCTGACCGTGCTGCTGCCCACCCGGGAGAAGTGA